The sequence CGACATCATAAAATGGCATTTTATGCACGATACCCGCAGGCGCATCAATGATGCCGGGCATGGTAATGGCGATGGCTGTCAGTCTTTCAAGTTTTTCCTGATGACGGATAAAAAACAGATCTACTTCGCTCAGGATGCGATTGAGTAAAGGTTCGGGATGACTATCAGGTAATGGGATTTGGTCCTCGACCACCAGTTTGCTGCTGAGGTCGCGTAGCGCGAGAGTAATCGAGCCTCGGCTGATGCGCCCCGAGACATAGTGCCAGGCTTCGGTATCAAGAACCAAACCAATTGCAGGCCGCCCACGGCTACCAACATCTTGATATTCGGTTTCTTTCACCAGATGAGCTTCGACCAATTCCCGCACAATTTTGGTGATACTGGCGGGGGCCAGTTGCGCCTTTTTAGACAGTTCAATACGCGATATCGGGCCGAATAAATCAATCAGCCGATAAACGGCCCCTGCATTGGTCTGCTTGATTTGATCAATATGCCCAGGCTGTCCATCCGTTATCACTAAACCGGCTCCTTCTGTGTCACCGAGTATTTTTCGCGCTTCTAAATAAAGATTATCGGCTATGTTGGGGCTTTTAGTATATGGCGTCAACTATTTGATTAGTTATGTGATTTACTGCACATAATCACCGATATCCTTTAACATCATGCGGGTTATTTAGCCGAAATAAGTACAAAAAACGCCCATCATAATTATTTGCTTTTCGCGGTCAAAACACCATCACCCTTTGCAGGGCGGAGTATCAGCGACCATCAGGCGAATCAATGCTTGCGCGGGCGCGGTCACGGGGCGATGTTTATGATTAACCAACCACACCTCAGTTGTGGCGCTGGCCTCCGCGAGGGGTAAATATTTCACCCCGTCCACTTTTATCCGAGTAAAGGACGCCGGCAAGATAGAAACTCCTAAACCGGAGGAGACCAAACCAACAATTGTCATCGCCTCGCCCACTTCTTGCGTGATATAGGGCGTGATACCTGCACGCGCGAGCAGCGTGAGGATTTCGTCATAAAGCGCCGTTCCCACCTCACGAGCAAAGAAAACAAAAGGTTGCTCTGCTAACGCGCTAAATTTGACACTGCCATACGGCAAGGCAGCTAACGGACTGTCTTCATGGACGACCGCAACTAAGGGTTCGCGCAGCAGCAAACGGTATTGCAATGCATCGGGCAAGCGGGTGTTGCGCATGACCCCGAGATCTAGCTGTCCATCGAGTAAAGGTTCAATTTGCTGCTTGGTATTAACTTCCTGCATTTTAATATGAACTTGCGGATGTAACTGACGAAACGCCCGCAAATTTTTCGAGACGGTACTAATAAAAGGTGCAGACGAGGTAAAGCCAATGGTCAGCTCTCCAGATTCACCACGATGTAAGCGCGCCGCTTTTTCCGATGCCGAACTCACTTGCGCGAGGATTTGGTAAGCCTCTTTTAAAAACAAGGTTCCAGCTTGAGTCAGACTGACATTACGATTATTCCGAGCCAATAGCCGAGCCCCGATTTGCTCCTCCAAAATTTGAATTTGCTGGCTCAGTGGGGGTTGAGAAATACGCAAACGCTCGGCTGCACGGCCGAAATGCAACTCTTCTGCTACCGCAATAAAATAACGTAAATGTCTGAGTTCAATACTCATCTAACTCCATTGATACTTTTAACGTCTTATTATGAATAATTAATATATTAGACAAAAAACTTAGCTATTTCTATGATCTGTTTATTGGGCCGAATAACCGCTGCGCCATTGCGCCTGCGGTGAACAAATCGTTTTTGACTGTGTTATTGATAAGGAAATACCGTGACCACCTCTTTGCGCACTCCTGATTCCGTGGTGCCAACCCCCGCAGCAAATGATGATGCCGCTGACATTATCGTGGATAAAAAAGTCACTCGCTTTACTAAAAAACCTTATATTCAACGCGGCTCGCCAGAATTCATCCGTGTTACCCTCGCCTTCTTTTCTGCTGGATTAGCCACTTTCGCGTTGCTTTATTGTGTGCAACCCATTCTGCCAATGTTATCGCAGGACTTTGCTATTTCCCCTGCGGGCAGCAGTTTATCGCTTTCGGCCGCCACCGGGATGCTGGCTTTTGGCTTGATGTTTACCGGCCCATTATCGGATGCGATTGGCCGCAAATCAGTTATGGTTGTGGCCTTGATGCTGGCGGCTATCTGTACGCTAATCTGCTCATTTATGACCAGTTGGCAGGGGATTTTGCTCATGCGCGCGTTGATTGGCTTATCCCTCAGTGGCGTTGCTGCCGTGGCGATGACTTATCTTAGTGAAGAGATTCACCCCAGTTTTGTTGCGCTCTCGATGGGGCTGTATATCAGTGGTAATTCTATCGGCGGGATGAGCGGCCGCTTAATTACTGGGGTGCTGAGCGATTTCTTTTCCTGGCGCATTGCACTGGCGGTAATTGGTTTATTTGCATTAGCCGCCGCGTGTATGTTTTGGCGTATCCTT comes from Yersinia canariae and encodes:
- a CDS encoding MFS transporter, which produces MTTSLRTPDSVVPTPAANDDAADIIVDKKVTRFTKKPYIQRGSPEFIRVTLAFFSAGLATFALLYCVQPILPMLSQDFAISPAGSSLSLSAATGMLAFGLMFTGPLSDAIGRKSVMVVALMLAAICTLICSFMTSWQGILLMRALIGLSLSGVAAVAMTYLSEEIHPSFVALSMGLYISGNSIGGMSGRLITGVLSDFFSWRIALAVIGLFALAAACMFWRILPPSKHFRPTSLRPRTLAINFKLHWRDPGLPLLFAEGFLIMGSFVTLFNYIGYRLLAQPYYLSQAIVGLLSIVYLTGSYSSPKAGALTSRYGRGPVLMASIGMMLIGVIITGFSPVITILIGMMVFTAGFFAAHSVASSWIGRRARRAKAQASSLYLFCYYAGSSVAGTLGGIFWLNLGWIGVVSFIATLLLIALYVGQRLRKLPEAARI
- a CDS encoding LysR family transcriptional regulator yields the protein MSIELRHLRYFIAVAEELHFGRAAERLRISQPPLSQQIQILEEQIGARLLARNNRNVSLTQAGTLFLKEAYQILAQVSSASEKAARLHRGESGELTIGFTSSAPFISTVSKNLRAFRQLHPQVHIKMQEVNTKQQIEPLLDGQLDLGVMRNTRLPDALQYRLLLREPLVAVVHEDSPLAALPYGSVKFSALAEQPFVFFAREVGTALYDEILTLLARAGITPYITQEVGEAMTIVGLVSSGLGVSILPASFTRIKVDGVKYLPLAEASATTEVWLVNHKHRPVTAPAQALIRLMVADTPPCKG